In Paraburkholderia sp. PGU19, a single window of DNA contains:
- the pstS gene encoding phosphate ABC transporter substrate-binding protein PstS, with translation MRLIPTAIASLTVALFAVTAHATDITGAGSTFAAPIYMKWADAFQKSGGGKVNYQGIGSSGGIKQIVAKTVDFAGSDAPLKDDELAKDGLFQFPTVVGGVVPVVNIPGIKPGDLTLSGEVLANIYLGKIKKWNDPAIAALNSNVKLPDTDITVVRRADGSGTSFIWTHYLSQVSPDWKSKVGEGTTVSWPTGTGGKGNDGVAAFVQRIPGAVGYVEWAYVKQNHMVYTAMKNSTGAVVQPMTETFKAAAAGADWSKSFYQILTNEPGKDAWPAVGATFVLLHVTQDKPEQGKETLKFFDWAFKNGEQAAQDLDYISLPKSVVTEIRTQWMSKVKDSAGKPVANGN, from the coding sequence ATGAGACTGATCCCAACCGCAATTGCCAGCCTGACCGTGGCCCTCTTCGCTGTAACTGCACACGCCACCGATATCACCGGTGCCGGCAGCACTTTCGCTGCCCCAATCTACATGAAGTGGGCCGACGCTTTCCAAAAGTCTGGTGGCGGAAAGGTGAACTATCAGGGAATCGGCTCCTCGGGTGGCATCAAGCAGATCGTTGCCAAGACTGTCGATTTCGCGGGTTCGGACGCACCGCTGAAAGATGACGAACTGGCAAAGGACGGCTTGTTCCAGTTTCCCACAGTTGTGGGTGGCGTGGTCCCCGTGGTTAACATTCCGGGGATCAAACCGGGCGATTTGACGCTCTCTGGCGAGGTACTGGCCAACATTTACCTCGGCAAAATCAAGAAATGGAATGACCCTGCAATCGCGGCCCTGAATTCAAACGTCAAGCTGCCTGACACCGATATCACGGTTGTTCGCCGCGCAGACGGTTCAGGTACCAGCTTTATCTGGACACATTACCTGTCGCAGGTTAGCCCCGACTGGAAGAGCAAGGTCGGCGAGGGCACGACGGTAAGCTGGCCGACGGGAACCGGTGGCAAGGGCAACGACGGGGTCGCAGCCTTCGTTCAGCGCATCCCGGGTGCGGTTGGATATGTCGAATGGGCGTACGTAAAACAGAACCATATGGTCTATACCGCGATGAAAAACTCAACGGGGGCCGTTGTACAACCCATGACTGAAACGTTCAAGGCAGCCGCTGCCGGGGCTGACTGGTCCAAGTCGTTCTATCAGATCCTGACCAATGAACCCGGTAAGGACGCGTGGCCTGCCGTCGGCGCTACATTCGTTCTTCTGCATGTGACCCAGGACAAACCCGAGCAAGGCAAGGAGACGCTGAAATTTTTCGACTGGGCGTTCAAGAACGGCGAACAGGCAGCCCAGGATCTGGACTACATCTCCCTGCCGAAATCTGTTGTAACGGAGATCCGTACACAGTGGATGTCAAAGGTGAAGGATAGCGCAGGCAAGCCTGTCGCAAACGGGAACTAA